A genome region from Psychrobacter jeotgali includes the following:
- the betA gene encoding choline dehydrogenase — MTSTTAEYDYIIVGAGSAGNVLATRLTEDANIKVLLLEAGRPDHRLDFRTQMPAALAIPLQGTTYNWGYKTDPEPYMNNRVMDCGRGKGLGGSSLINGMCYIRGNALDFDDWAKIKGLEDWSYLNCLPYFKKLENYDAGENDYHGVGGPVEITTSKRGVNPLFEAMIEAGVQAGYPHTDDLNGYQQEGFGPMDRFVTPNGRRSSTARGYLDRAKPRSNITILTGALTDVILFDGKRAVGVKVEHQGQTKKFYAAREVVVSSGAIASPQLLQRSGLGPGQWLKEVGVTEILDLPGVGNNLQDHLELYMQYECKLPVSIAPANKWWNKPAIGAEWLFMGTGLGASNQFEGGGFIRTHEKFTHPNIQYHFLPLAVRYDGRSAVKSHSFQAHVGSLRSPSRGRVKLTSKDPSAHPSILFNYMSHEQDWQEFRAAMRITREIMHQPALDPYRGRAISPSDDLVTDAQLDEYVRNNSETAYHPSCTCPMGEGNDSVVNGEGLVHGIDGLRVVDASIMPNIISGNLNATTIMLAEKIVDKMRGVQLPRSTAAYYVANGAPLRAEPMRDYSSVV, encoded by the coding sequence ATGACATCAACCACAGCTGAGTATGACTACATCATTGTCGGCGCAGGTTCAGCAGGAAACGTGCTGGCCACCCGCTTGACTGAAGATGCCAACATTAAAGTGTTGCTGTTAGAAGCGGGTCGTCCAGATCATCGCTTAGACTTTCGCACTCAGATGCCAGCAGCACTCGCCATACCTTTGCAAGGAACGACTTATAATTGGGGTTATAAAACCGATCCTGAGCCATATATGAATAACCGTGTCATGGACTGCGGACGTGGCAAAGGACTTGGCGGCTCATCTTTAATTAATGGTATGTGCTATATCCGTGGTAATGCCTTAGATTTTGACGATTGGGCGAAGATTAAAGGTTTAGAGGACTGGAGCTATTTAAATTGCTTACCTTACTTTAAGAAGTTAGAAAACTATGATGCTGGTGAGAACGATTATCACGGAGTGGGTGGTCCCGTTGAGATAACTACCTCAAAGCGGGGAGTCAATCCGCTATTTGAAGCCATGATTGAAGCCGGCGTACAAGCTGGCTATCCACACACTGATGATCTAAATGGCTATCAACAAGAAGGTTTTGGGCCAATGGATCGTTTTGTGACCCCCAATGGTCGCCGTTCCTCAACGGCTCGTGGTTATCTTGACCGTGCCAAGCCCCGTAGCAATATCACTATTTTGACTGGTGCACTCACTGATGTGATTTTATTCGATGGCAAGCGTGCTGTCGGGGTCAAAGTTGAACATCAAGGACAAACTAAAAAGTTCTATGCGGCTCGTGAAGTGGTAGTCTCTTCAGGCGCTATTGCGTCACCGCAACTGTTGCAGCGCTCAGGTCTTGGTCCTGGTCAATGGCTCAAAGAGGTGGGTGTGACAGAAATACTGGACTTGCCAGGTGTTGGTAATAATCTACAAGACCATTTAGAGCTGTATATGCAGTATGAGTGTAAGCTGCCGGTCTCGATTGCTCCTGCCAATAAATGGTGGAATAAGCCAGCGATTGGTGCGGAATGGCTATTTATGGGTACAGGACTTGGGGCCTCGAATCAGTTCGAAGGTGGCGGCTTTATCCGTACTCATGAGAAGTTTACCCATCCTAATATTCAGTATCATTTCTTGCCATTAGCGGTGCGTTACGATGGCCGCAGTGCAGTTAAGTCTCATAGCTTCCAAGCGCATGTGGGTTCATTACGCTCACCAAGTCGCGGTCGGGTTAAGCTGACTTCTAAAGATCCAAGCGCTCATCCAAGTATCTTGTTTAACTATATGTCTCATGAGCAAGACTGGCAAGAGTTCCGTGCTGCTATGCGTATCACTCGTGAGATTATGCATCAGCCAGCACTTGATCCATATCGTGGCCGAGCCATCTCGCCAAGCGATGATTTAGTAACCGATGCACAATTGGATGAATACGTCCGTAATAATAGTGAGACCGCTTACCATCCCTCCTGTACTTGTCCAATGGGTGAAGGCAATGATTCGGTAGTCAATGGCGAAGGGCTAGTGCACGGTATTGATGGCTTGCGAGTCGTTGATGCGTCTATTATGCCAAATATCATCAGTGGCAATCTTAATGCGACCACTATTATGCTCGCTGAAAAAATTGTCGATAAGATGCGCGGCGTGCAGTTGCCACGCTCGACAGCTGCTTATTATGTCGCAAATGGCGCACCGCTAAGAGCGGAGCCGATGCGTGATTATAGCTCTGTAGTTTAA
- a CDS encoding molybdopterin molybdotransferase MoeA, protein MITVEQLQHAITERISNYNQDDSPLSKRATQTFELLESKNHILAQDIISPFSVPRNDLSAMDGYATAKGSNLSKDNTIEIVGESQAGSPFTGDLQSGQGIRIFTGAVVPNDCDTVIMQENTDFDAIKNHLDKSQPYAITLTQAAKIDNNIRKQGEEIESGEVVLKTGKRLNPADISLLANLGIDKVEVFKPITVGVLATGDELVALGDTLDNSAQIYNSNTPTLKSLLADLPVTIHDYGIIPDHLDKTANAVTAAMQECDVLISTAGVSVGDYDFLTTVIEQLGQINHYKVAMKPGKPFVFGELNKDLLKPVLYFGLPGNPLSTIVGTLQFVIPALWQLSGVRADDLPLTLSMPATLENEVKKSAGRTDFQRGVLSQDNNGKLQVKSFAKQQSHRIKQFSQANCLMVLAKDEGNLSAGEQVQVQPFPWS, encoded by the coding sequence ATGATTACCGTTGAACAGCTCCAGCATGCTATTACTGAGCGTATTAGTAATTACAACCAAGATGACTCTCCTTTAAGCAAACGAGCTACACAGACCTTTGAGCTTTTGGAAAGTAAAAACCATATTTTGGCCCAAGATATCATTTCACCTTTTAGCGTACCTAGAAATGACTTATCGGCTATGGACGGTTATGCTACGGCTAAGGGAAGTAATCTCTCAAAAGATAATACTATCGAGATCGTGGGTGAATCGCAGGCGGGTAGCCCTTTTACTGGCGATTTACAATCGGGTCAGGGTATTCGTATCTTTACCGGTGCGGTTGTTCCTAACGACTGCGATACCGTCATCATGCAAGAAAATACTGACTTTGACGCAATCAAAAACCATCTTGATAAGTCCCAACCTTATGCGATAACGCTTACCCAAGCTGCCAAAATTGATAATAATATCCGTAAGCAAGGCGAGGAGATTGAGTCGGGTGAAGTGGTTCTTAAAACCGGTAAACGCCTGAACCCTGCTGATATTAGCCTGCTTGCTAACTTGGGAATCGATAAGGTTGAAGTGTTTAAGCCCATAACTGTGGGGGTGTTAGCTACCGGTGACGAGCTAGTCGCTTTAGGGGATACTCTAGATAATTCGGCACAGATTTATAACTCCAATACTCCCACGCTTAAAAGTCTGCTAGCTGACTTGCCCGTTACCATTCATGACTATGGCATTATTCCTGATCATTTAGATAAAACGGCTAATGCGGTCACTGCTGCCATGCAAGAGTGTGATGTTTTAATCTCGACAGCCGGTGTATCCGTTGGTGATTATGACTTTTTAACTACCGTAATTGAGCAATTGGGTCAGATAAATCATTATAAAGTAGCTATGAAGCCAGGTAAGCCTTTTGTCTTTGGTGAATTAAATAAAGACTTGCTCAAGCCTGTATTATACTTTGGTTTACCCGGTAACCCCTTATCTACTATAGTGGGCACTTTGCAGTTCGTTATTCCAGCATTATGGCAATTATCGGGAGTACGTGCTGATGATTTACCATTGACGTTATCGATGCCAGCAACGCTTGAAAATGAGGTTAAAAAGTCAGCTGGGCGTACTGACTTTCAGCGTGGTGTTTTATCGCAGGATAACAACGGTAAACTGCAAGTTAAGAGCTTTGCCAAGCAGCAGTCCCATCGTATTAAGCAATTTAGCCAAGCTAATTGTCTAATGGTGTTGGCAAAAGATGAAGGCAATCTATCCGCTGGTGAGCAAGTGCAGGTTCAGCCTTTTCCTTGGTCGTAA
- a CDS encoding DarT1-associated NADAR antitoxin family protein — MEQKQNAVEQRPVFMPRVNSDNLVKTDMVRFERHVGFASRQKKKSINDLHQVIRKKYGFNHVLELSSKSGNKLSFLLSPLSLKLTENNGEQHSVENIFQASKVFEHGGPYPDLLTAPPRQAKKDERLQNSGKLIGYNDFGMEWQIEPLTMFYDWLYVNALKQNTQLHEEVMSYQAFTDIEFNPKKSIHSSAYALALFVALNKRELLDNVEDPIAFYDLCEGFKVSNTERLLEEGWF; from the coding sequence ATGGAACAGAAACAAAACGCTGTAGAACAAAGACCAGTCTTCATGCCTAGAGTCAACAGTGACAATCTAGTAAAAACCGACATGGTTAGATTTGAGCGCCATGTGGGATTTGCTAGTAGACAAAAGAAAAAGTCTATCAATGATTTGCATCAAGTGATTCGCAAAAAGTACGGATTTAACCATGTGTTAGAGCTATCTAGTAAGTCGGGTAACAAGTTGAGTTTCCTGCTCAGTCCGCTGAGCCTAAAGCTAACTGAAAATAATGGTGAGCAGCATAGTGTCGAAAACATCTTTCAAGCCAGTAAAGTTTTTGAGCACGGCGGGCCTTACCCTGATTTGCTGACCGCGCCGCCAAGACAAGCCAAAAAGGATGAGCGCTTGCAAAATTCAGGCAAGCTTATTGGCTACAATGATTTTGGTATGGAATGGCAGATAGAGCCCTTGACTATGTTTTATGATTGGCTGTATGTCAATGCTTTAAAGCAGAATACTCAGCTGCATGAAGAGGTTATGAGCTATCAAGCCTTTACTGATATTGAGTTTAATCCCAAAAAATCTATTCATAGTTCGGCTTATGCGCTAGCTTTGTTTGTGGCGCTTAATAAACGAGAGTTGCTGGATAATGTTGAAGACCCAATAGCTTTTTATGACTTGTGCGAGGGGTTTAAGGTGAGTAATACTGAGCGCCTTTTGGAAGAGGGATGGTTTTAA
- a CDS encoding DUF1244 domain-containing protein, giving the protein MAKLESNTELEAAAFRRLLAHLDERKDVQNIDLMILADFCRNCLSKWYKAAGEERGIEIDYEDARELIYGMPYSEWKEKYQQKATPEQLARFNEIEAAKNKGDKE; this is encoded by the coding sequence ATGGCAAAATTAGAATCAAATACCGAATTAGAAGCCGCCGCATTTCGTCGTTTATTGGCTCATCTAGACGAGCGTAAAGACGTACAAAATATTGATCTGATGATCCTTGCAGACTTTTGTCGCAACTGTTTATCCAAATGGTATAAGGCGGCTGGTGAGGAGCGTGGTATTGAAATCGACTACGAGGATGCGCGCGAGCTTATTTATGGTATGCCCTACTCTGAGTGGAAAGAGAAGTATCAACAAAAAGCCACACCAGAACAGTTAGCACGCTTTAATGAAATTGAAGCTGCCAAGAACAAGGGTGATAAGGAGTAA
- a CDS encoding ArsO family NAD(P)H-dependent flavin-containing monooxygenase produces MSTKIFDVIVIGGGQAGLAVGYYLRRAELDFIILDNQQQSGGAWRHTWPSLRLFSPAWMSSLPGRLMPQSKEGKNPHRDEVLSYLADYEQHYKLPIYRPYDVQSVERDDQNDCLRVSDGRYTWLANAVVSATGTWNNYYIPDIQGRQDYLGEQRHSAHYQGPEAYKGKRVLVIGGGNSGAQIYAELVQFADASWVTREPPQFLPDDVDGRALFDRATARITGQYNSDSADEDNSDKHRLVDINVGNIVMVPAVKKARDKGLLTTLPMFSRLTQQGVVWSDGRKESIDAIIWCTGFEPELEHLAPLGVIEEDGSILNKQGQALKEPRLWLFGYGNWASPASATLIGAGRSARENVPVLLEFLSNNN; encoded by the coding sequence ATGTCAACTAAAATATTCGATGTGATTGTGATTGGCGGTGGTCAAGCAGGTCTAGCCGTAGGCTATTATTTAAGGCGAGCCGAGCTGGATTTCATAATTCTAGACAATCAACAGCAAAGTGGCGGCGCTTGGCGACATACTTGGCCATCGCTACGGCTGTTTTCACCTGCTTGGATGAGCTCCTTACCGGGGAGATTGATGCCACAATCTAAAGAGGGCAAAAACCCGCATCGTGATGAAGTCCTAAGCTATCTTGCTGATTATGAACAGCACTATAAGCTACCTATCTATCGCCCGTATGACGTGCAAAGCGTAGAGCGTGATGATCAAAATGACTGTCTGCGTGTCAGCGATGGTCGCTATACTTGGCTGGCTAATGCGGTAGTGAGCGCAACAGGCACGTGGAATAATTACTACATTCCAGATATTCAAGGACGACAAGACTATCTCGGTGAGCAGCGCCATTCTGCTCATTACCAAGGTCCAGAAGCTTATAAAGGAAAACGAGTTTTAGTAATCGGTGGTGGTAATTCGGGGGCGCAGATTTATGCTGAATTGGTTCAATTCGCTGATGCGAGCTGGGTGACACGTGAACCTCCGCAATTCTTACCAGACGATGTCGATGGACGTGCTTTATTTGATAGAGCCACAGCGCGTATTACCGGTCAATATAATAGCGATAGTGCTGACGAAGATAACAGCGATAAACACCGTCTCGTCGATATTAACGTTGGCAATATTGTTATGGTACCAGCGGTTAAAAAAGCACGAGATAAAGGGTTATTAACTACGCTACCAATGTTTAGCCGCTTAACCCAGCAAGGCGTCGTTTGGAGTGATGGTCGTAAAGAGTCAATAGATGCTATTATTTGGTGTACTGGTTTTGAGCCCGAGCTTGAGCATTTAGCGCCTTTAGGCGTCATTGAAGAAGATGGCAGCATATTAAATAAACAAGGACAAGCGCTCAAAGAGCCTCGGCTGTGGTTATTTGGCTATGGCAATTGGGCCAGTCCCGCCTCTGCCACTCTCATAGGCGCTGGACGTAGCGCTAGAGAAAACGTCCCAGTCTTATTGGAATTTTTATCTAATAATAATTAA
- a CDS encoding glutathione S-transferase, which produces MTCLLPRLYSFRRCPYAMRARLGILFARLQVELREIVLKNKPAQMLAISPKGTVPVLQLSDGTVIEESREIMEWALEQQDPQTLLDIKTLIQANALIDKNDNEFKYWLDRYKYADRHPEMTQEQYRKQGEVFLQVLEELLTENPYLLGDKVSIADIGIMPFVRQFAHVDREVFYSLDYPNLQQWLIKWLEHPLFLQIMIKYQPWQENDDVVVFPPSLKDLN; this is translated from the coding sequence ATGACTTGCTTACTTCCTCGGCTTTATTCCTTTCGTCGTTGTCCCTATGCTATGCGCGCCCGTCTCGGTATCTTATTTGCCAGGTTACAGGTGGAGCTGCGAGAAATAGTGTTAAAAAACAAACCGGCTCAGATGCTAGCGATTAGCCCAAAAGGTACGGTGCCGGTTTTGCAGTTGTCTGATGGCACGGTGATCGAAGAGAGCAGAGAGATAATGGAGTGGGCGCTTGAGCAACAAGACCCACAAACGCTATTGGATATAAAAACTTTGATTCAGGCTAATGCGCTGATCGATAAAAACGATAATGAATTTAAGTATTGGCTGGATCGTTATAAGTATGCGGATCGTCATCCTGAGATGACCCAAGAACAGTATCGTAAGCAGGGCGAAGTCTTTTTACAGGTTTTAGAAGAGCTGCTAACCGAAAACCCTTATTTACTGGGAGATAAAGTAAGCATTGCTGATATTGGTATCATGCCTTTTGTTCGCCAATTTGCTCATGTGGATCGTGAAGTGTTTTATAGCTTAGATTATCCCAATTTGCAGCAGTGGCTCATAAAATGGCTAGAGCATCCGCTCTTTTTGCAAATAATGATCAAATATCAGCCTTGGCAAGAAAATGATGACGTGGTGGTTTTTCCTCCTTCTTTAAAAGACCTTAATTAA
- the betB gene encoding betaine-aldehyde dehydrogenase: MTATKKNLNNLTDIIDLEQVQTAYINGRYLAVDNALTTFEDINPATGEVLATIQQTTDGQINEAVKAAQKGQKIWAAMTPVERSRILLKAVEILRERNDVLALLETKDTGKAYSETKYVDIVTGADVVEYYAGLAPMIEGRQIPLRNSSFVYTRQEPLGVVAGIGAWNYPIQIAMWKAGPALAAGNAMIFKPSEVTPLTALKLAEIFTEAGLPDGVFNVVQGDYKVGEALTQHPDIAKVSFTGGVPTGKKVMSSAASSSLKDVTLELGGKSPLIIFEDADIDTAADIAMMANFYSSGQVCTNGTRVFIPKDLQAKFEEAILIRVKRIKLGDPMDENINMGPLVSFPHMESVLGYIEQGKASGARLLTGGERITSGDLANGAFVAPTVFTDCSDDMTIVREEIFGPVMSILTYETEEEVIRRANDTEYGLAAGVVTTDLTRAHRVIGQIEAGICWLNTWGESPAQMPVGGYKHSGIGRENGIEALEHYTQTKSIQVELGAFESVF, translated from the coding sequence ATGACAGCTACAAAGAAAAACCTAAATAATTTAACCGATATCATCGACTTAGAACAAGTACAAACCGCTTATATTAACGGCCGTTATCTGGCTGTCGATAATGCATTGACTACTTTTGAAGATATTAATCCAGCGACGGGTGAGGTGCTTGCCACCATTCAGCAAACCACCGATGGGCAGATTAATGAAGCGGTAAAAGCGGCGCAAAAAGGTCAAAAGATTTGGGCGGCGATGACGCCAGTTGAACGTAGCCGTATCTTGTTAAAGGCAGTTGAGATATTACGCGAACGAAATGATGTGCTGGCATTACTTGAAACCAAAGACACGGGTAAAGCGTACTCTGAGACTAAATATGTGGATATTGTCACCGGCGCTGATGTTGTTGAGTATTATGCTGGTCTTGCACCAATGATTGAAGGTCGTCAGATTCCGCTACGTAATAGCAGCTTTGTTTATACCCGTCAGGAGCCGCTCGGTGTGGTCGCTGGTATTGGCGCATGGAACTATCCGATCCAAATTGCCATGTGGAAGGCGGGTCCTGCATTGGCCGCAGGTAACGCAATGATTTTCAAGCCTTCAGAAGTTACGCCGTTAACAGCACTCAAACTGGCGGAAATCTTTACTGAGGCAGGTTTGCCAGATGGTGTTTTTAACGTCGTGCAAGGCGATTATAAAGTAGGCGAGGCGTTAACCCAGCATCCTGATATCGCCAAAGTTTCATTTACCGGCGGTGTGCCAACGGGTAAGAAAGTCATGTCGAGTGCGGCATCATCTTCGCTTAAAGACGTGACCCTAGAGCTTGGTGGTAAGTCGCCATTAATCATATTTGAAGATGCTGATATCGATACCGCTGCTGATATCGCCATGATGGCGAACTTCTATAGCAGTGGTCAGGTTTGTACCAATGGTACTCGTGTGTTTATCCCGAAGGACTTGCAAGCTAAGTTTGAAGAGGCAATTTTGATACGTGTTAAACGTATTAAATTAGGTGATCCGATGGATGAGAATATCAACATGGGCCCATTGGTCAGTTTCCCGCATATGGAAAGCGTACTTGGCTATATCGAGCAAGGTAAAGCCAGTGGTGCACGCCTCTTAACGGGCGGTGAACGTATCACTTCAGGTGATCTTGCTAATGGTGCGTTTGTAGCTCCGACGGTGTTTACCGATTGTAGCGATGATATGACCATTGTGCGCGAGGAAATCTTTGGTCCGGTGATGTCGATATTGACTTATGAGACCGAAGAAGAAGTCATTCGCCGTGCTAATGATACCGAGTATGGTTTGGCAGCCGGAGTCGTAACGACTGATTTGACCCGAGCGCATCGGGTTATAGGTCAGATTGAAGCGGGTATCTGCTGGTTAAATACTTGGGGTGAGTCACCGGCTCAAATGCCAGTTGGCGGATATAAGCATTCGGGCATTGGCCGCGAAAACGGTATTGAAGCTCTTGAGCACTATACTCAGACCAAATCTATTCAAGTAGAGTTGGGTGCGTTTGAATCGGTATTTTAA
- the tehB gene encoding tellurite resistance methyltransferase TehB produces the protein MTVDLNSRYGLNPAHSEVVEACQIIEPCDALDMGCSNGRNALYLSQLGFDVTAIDVNPSAIHMLEDIIKQEELTNIKAEVYDINRANLDADYGFISCTVTLMFLDPARVDAVIADMQQRTKPEGYNLIVCAMDTPAYPCPINFPFTLNEGQLREFYEGWELIKYNEDVGTMHNGAQLQFATMLAQKPS, from the coding sequence ATGACCGTTGATCTTAATAGCCGTTACGGCCTGAATCCTGCCCACAGTGAAGTGGTAGAGGCTTGCCAAATTATTGAGCCGTGCGATGCGTTAGATATGGGTTGCTCTAACGGCCGTAATGCTTTATACCTCAGCCAACTCGGGTTCGATGTTACGGCGATAGATGTCAATCCTAGCGCCATTCATATGCTGGAAGATATCATTAAGCAAGAAGAGCTGACAAATATTAAAGCTGAAGTGTACGATATCAATCGGGCAAATCTCGATGCAGATTACGGTTTTATTTCCTGTACGGTAACCTTGATGTTTCTTGATCCCGCTCGCGTTGACGCTGTCATTGCTGATATGCAACAGCGTACTAAGCCTGAAGGTTATAATCTGATTGTTTGTGCGATGGATACGCCAGCATACCCGTGCCCTATTAACTTTCCATTTACCTTAAACGAAGGACAATTGCGTGAGTTTTATGAGGGTTGGGAGCTAATTAAGTATAATGAAGATGTTGGCACCATGCACAATGGCGCTCAATTACAGTTTGCGACTATGTTGGCACAAAAGCCTAGCTAG
- a CDS encoding peroxiredoxin — protein sequence MITHVPDVTFKTRVRDESIGGDNPFKWYDLTTDELFANKKVVVFSLPGAFTPTCSTSHLPRYEELYDEFKALGIDEVVCVSVNDAFVMYQWGLKQNRENVFLLPDGNGEFTRKMGMLVDKSNLGFGMRSWRYSMYVDNKAIKKVFKEPDFGDNCPIDPFEVSDADTMLEYLKSNA from the coding sequence ATGATTACCCATGTACCTGATGTGACTTTTAAAACTCGTGTTCGTGATGAATCTATCGGAGGAGACAACCCCTTCAAATGGTATGACCTAACCACAGATGAGTTATTTGCCAATAAAAAAGTGGTGGTGTTCTCACTACCTGGTGCCTTTACACCAACTTGTTCGACCAGCCATCTCCCTCGTTATGAAGAGCTTTATGATGAGTTTAAGGCGTTAGGCATAGATGAAGTCGTTTGCGTTTCTGTTAATGATGCGTTCGTCATGTATCAATGGGGCCTAAAGCAAAATCGTGAAAACGTTTTCTTGCTTCCTGATGGTAATGGTGAGTTCACCCGTAAAATGGGTATGCTTGTTGATAAGAGTAATCTTGGCTTTGGTATGCGCTCATGGCGTTATTCGATGTATGTCGATAATAAAGCCATCAAAAAAGTGTTTAAGGAGCCTGATTTTGGTGACAACTGCCCAATAGACCCCTTTGAAGTATCAGATGCAGACACCATGTTAGAGTATTTGAAAAGTAATGCTTAA
- a CDS encoding TetR/AcrR family transcriptional regulator → METENAYKRKKQPEVVRRALLDQAARITLEQGLSKVTFQAVADAVGVTKGGVMHHFATKNALILEVFYDAMAKFEAEVNQAIAKDPVSYGSFTRAYIDATISLGEKSQKKFNSQATLYVLMLGDRELRELWAKWSNEQLEKHKATDNTETLCMVRLVADGIWLSDFSGINISDKKSLRERLIKMTQHGFD, encoded by the coding sequence ATGGAAACAGAAAATGCGTATAAACGTAAAAAACAGCCTGAAGTGGTGCGTCGTGCACTGCTTGATCAGGCGGCACGCATAACCTTGGAGCAAGGTTTGTCTAAGGTTACCTTTCAAGCAGTGGCTGACGCAGTTGGGGTAACTAAAGGTGGAGTGATGCACCATTTCGCTACCAAAAATGCCCTCATTCTAGAAGTCTTTTATGATGCGATGGCCAAGTTTGAAGCAGAAGTTAATCAAGCCATCGCTAAAGATCCTGTCAGTTATGGCTCTTTTACTCGAGCTTATATAGATGCCACGATTAGCTTAGGTGAAAAGAGCCAAAAAAAGTTTAATAGCCAAGCCACTTTATATGTATTGATGCTAGGTGATCGTGAGCTGCGGGAGCTGTGGGCCAAGTGGTCAAATGAGCAGTTAGAGAAGCATAAAGCTACCGATAATACCGAAACGCTATGTATGGTGCGCTTAGTTGCTGATGGTATTTGGCTTTCTGATTTTTCAGGTATCAACATATCGGATAAAAAGTCTTTGCGTGAGCGTCTAATAAAGATGACGCAACATGGCTTTGATTAA
- the arfB gene encoding alternative ribosome rescue aminoacyl-tRNA hydrolase ArfB, producing MIFINNNISLNDNDVEISAIRSQGAGGQNVNKVASAIHLRFDINASSLSDTHKQRLLASKDNRINKDGVLIIKAQQYRTQERNRVDALERLRSFIIKATQVNKPRKPTKPSKSAKRKRVDQKTQRGRTKALRGKVDFNQ from the coding sequence ATGATTTTTATCAATAATAACATCAGTCTCAACGACAATGATGTAGAGATTAGCGCCATCCGCTCGCAAGGGGCTGGCGGGCAAAATGTCAATAAAGTCGCTTCTGCCATTCATCTGCGTTTCGATATCAATGCTTCAAGCCTCAGCGACACTCATAAACAGCGGCTGCTTGCCAGTAAAGACAACCGCATTAATAAAGACGGGGTGTTGATTATCAAAGCGCAGCAGTATCGCACTCAAGAGAGAAACAGAGTCGATGCACTTGAGCGGCTTAGAAGCTTTATAATTAAAGCCACTCAGGTGAATAAACCTAGGAAGCCGACTAAACCCAGTAAGAGTGCTAAACGTAAACGTGTCGATCAAAAAACTCAGCGTGGTAGAACTAAAGCTTTGCGAGGTAAGGTTGATTTTAATCAATAA